The following is a genomic window from Spirosoma foliorum.
CCGGTTGTGGGTAAATTTGTTTATGTTCTTTCTGCGCCACAGAAACAATCTGGCCCTGTCGGTCGAATACGATACAGCGGGTACTGGTTGTTCCCTGGTCAATGGCGGCTACGTAGGTAGGCATAAGGTATTTAGGGATATTCGTTTTGGAACGTAATATTGTCAAATTATCCAATTAGTTTAGCGAAAAACCCTATGCCAATGAAAAAAAGGACCTTTCTGAAATTATCCTCCGCATTAATGGCAACACCTATATTAGCTCCACTAACGAGTTGGGCAGCAGATGATAAACTCAAAAACTGGGCAGGTAATTACCAGTATAGTACCGATAAACTATATAAAGCCAAGTCGATTCCACAGGTTCAGGAATTGGTGAAAAAATACCCTAAGCTGAAGGTACTCGGTACGCGCCACTGTTTCAATGGCATTGCCGACAGTAAGGACAACCTTATTTCGCTGGGTGAAATGGACGACGTTATTTCGCTGGATACCAAAGTGCATACCGTAACAGTCGATGCCACAATGAAATATGGCCAATTGGCTCCCTATCTCGATAAAAAAGGGTTCGCTTTGCATAACTTGGCTTCGTTGCCTCACATCTCCATTGCAGGTGCCTGTGCCACCGCAACGCACGGTTCGGGCGTAAAGAATGGTAACCTTTCTACGGCAGTTGCCGCTATGGAAATCGTAACGGCTAAAGGCGAAGTTCGCACGTTATCGCGGGCTAAAGATGGCGAAACTTTCCGAGCGGCCGTTGTGCACCTGGGTGCTCTGGGCGTTGTTACAAAAGTCACGCTCGACATTCAGCCGACGTTTATGATGCGTCAAGATGTCTATGAAAATCTGCCATTAGCGCAGCTTCAGCAACATTTTGAGGCCATTGTGTCGGCTGGCTACAGCGTGAGTCTATTTACCGATTGGCAAAAGAAACGCATTAATGAGGTCTGGATAAAAAGCCGCATTGAGAAAGGGAAGACGTTTGACGCTAAGCCGGAGTTTTACGGTGCCAAACGCGCCACGAAAAACCTTCACCCCATTGCCGAACTGTCAGCGGTCAATTGTACCGAGCAAATGGGCGTACCGGGTCCCTGGTATGAACGCTTACCGCACTTTCGCATGGGTTTCACACCTAGCAGTGGGAAGGAACTGCAATCGGAATATTTCGTTCCGCGGAAGAACGCAGTCGAGGCTATTCTGGCGGTTGAAAAGCTAAACGCGCACATCAGCCCGCATTTGATGATTACGGAACTACGTACCATCGACGCCGATAATTTCTGGATGAGTCCCTGTTACAAACAGCCAAGTCTGGCCATTCACTTTACCTGGAAACAGGATTGGGCTTCGGTCAAAAAAGTGCTACCGATGATCGAGAAAGAATTGGCTCCGTTTAAAGCTCGTCCGCACTGGGGGAAATTGTTTACACTGGCACCAGCCCAATTACAGTCACGCTACGAAAAATTACCGGAGTTTAAGCAGCTCATGAAGGAATACGATCCGCAAGGGAAATTCCGGAATGCGTTTCTTGATACGAATCTGTTTGGAAGTTAGACTAATGAATAATGGATAATGTACAATGAATAATGATGGATAGGGCGTTCTCATTATTCATTGTACATTATCCATTATTCATTCATTTAGAGTGCAAACCACTGAATCAACACGCCACCAATCACAGCTCCTATCAATGGTCCTATAACCGGTATCCAGGCGTACCCCCAGTCAGACGAACCTTTATTCGGAATTGGCAACAGCGCGTGTGCCAGACGCGGGCTGAAATCACGGGCGGGGCTCATGGCGTAGCCTGTTGTTCCACCAAGCGAAAGGCCAATACTCCAAACCAAAATACCGACTAAATACGGCCCAACACCAATGGCTAATTCGCCTAGATTTTTAGACGAAATCCCGGCTAATCCAAGGATGAGTACTAATGTGGCCAACGATTCACTCAATAAATTAGCGCCTGTGTTGCGAATAGCTGGACCTGTAGCGAAGCAAGCCAGCTTGGCGTCTGGATCGGGCGTGGCGGCCCAGTGAGGGAGGTACTGTAACCAGACCAGCGTAGCGCCCAGAAACGCCCCAATCAGTTGCGCCGTAATATAAGGCACTATGTGGCTATAATCATTGGTCGCTACGGCAAAGGCCACGGTAACAGCAGGATTCAAATGGGCATCGGTGCTGCCAAAAGCCTTGGACACAAACACTCCCATTGTAACGGCAAACGCCCACCCCGCCGTAATGACAATCCAGCCCGACGATTCGCCTTTGGTCTGTTTCAGAACCACATTGGCTACTACACCATCGCCCAACAGAATGAGCACCATTGTACCGATTAATTCACCCAGAAAAGGAGAGGTTTGCATAGGAAATAAACAGTCGTTAGTCGACAGTCGTTTATCAAAATCAGCTACTAAAACTATCTACTGATTATCGATTTATGACTGCTGGCTAACGACTCGATTCAAGGTTTAGGAATAGTTTGTGCGAATTAAGTGATATTTTTGGCTTCGTTCCAAATAAAGTACCGGAATCTCAACTGGATCAGCTTATTCGCTCAATCTATCAGTCGATAATTCACTCATTAACAAATGAAAAGCATCATTTTTGAAAAAACAGGAAAACCTGCCGATATTCTCAAATCCACCGATGTGCCAATGCCTGAGCCCAGCCCAAATGAGGTTCGGGTAAAAGTCATTGCCTCGCCCATTAACCCGTCTGACATCATGTTTGTACAAAACCTGTACGGCATTCGGCCTCAGTTGCCGTCGGGTGCAGGTTTTGAAGGCGTCGGCATCGTGGATGCATTAGGCGAAGGCGTGCAGATGCGAACGGGCATGCGGGTGAGTTTTACCAGCATTGGCACTTGGTCGGAGTATGCCATTGCGCACCATCGCAGTCTGATTCCCGTTCCTGATGCGATGCCCGATGACGTAGCGGCTCAGTTATTTGTCAACCCATTCACGGCCTATGCGATGGTACAGGATGCGAAAGTACCAGAGGGTGGCTGGCTAATGCTAACAGCGGCTGGATCAGCGTTTGGGAAAATGGTGATTCAGTTGTGTAAAATGCGGGGTATCAAAACCATTGGTACGGTTCGACGTGATGACCTTAACGAGGAGCTAAAAGCATTGGGTCTGACGGAGATTGTAAATACAGAAACCGAAAATCTGTCTGCCCGTGTCAAACAAATTACAGAAGGGGCTGGCGTTACTTGTGTGTTAGATTCTGTAGGTGGGCATACCGCCAGCGAAGCGCTGAAATGTCTTGGTAAAGGTGGTACTATGCTTATTTATGGTGTACTGAGTTTGCAAGATCCTACCATTAATGCCGGGCTACTTATATTCAGAGAGTTGACAGTCAGAGGATTCTGGCTGACAGACTGGATGCGCAGAGTAGATAGCCAAACTCGTCAGGATGTAGCTCAAAATGTGATCAGTTTGCTGGCGTCAGGCGCTATTCAACTACCTGTTGAAGCAGCTTATTCGCTGGACCAAATCGTAGAGGCCGTTGAGCATGCCGACCGCACAGGCCGATGGGGGAAAATTCTGGTGAAGCCGTAATGGTGATTGAGAAGCGCTTTAAATCGTGGGTTTCCAACCGCGTTACGTAAGCATTACCTAACTTTCTCTTTATCATACCGAAGGCTTCGTTATCTTTGAAACAATATCTGAGGAAAGCCATACGTTTGTTCCAGTAACGACCGCTGGTCTAACCTCACTCACTTACTCGACTCGTTCGTATGCTCTTGCTTCAGGTTCCGGCTGTTGACACCACGGCCGCATCGCTGTCGGCCACCACGGCTGCTCAACCCCAATCGTTGCAACTTTTTGATCTGGTAGCCAAAGGCGGCTGGGTTATGATACCCATTGCGTTTTTGTTCTGTGCTGCTCTTTATCTGATTTTTGAGCGATACTTCGTCATCCGTGCACAAACCAAGGCCGATGCCAACTTTATTGATAACATCCGCGATATGATCGCGCAGGGAAATATCAAATCGGCCGAGTCATTCGCTAAAAATCAGCGAACGGCTATGGGACGCGTGTTCGAAAAAGCCATTGGTCGGATTGGATCGCCTATTCGGGAAATCGAAAGTACCGTCGAAACCGTTGGTCAGATTGAATTGTCGCGTCTGGAACGCAACATGGGCTATTTAGGGATTATCGCGGGGATTGCCCCAATGATGGGTTTTATTGGGACTATCTCTGGTATTATCCGTATTTTCTACGATATCTCGCTGTCCGACAATATTAGCGTTGGGATTATTGCCGGTGGGCTATACGAGAAAATGATCACATCGGGCGCGGGTCTGATTGTGGGGGTTATTGCCTATACCGGCTATCACCTGCTCAACATGATGATCGAGAAGTTTACCCTTTCGCTCGAAGTGAATGCCTTCGAATTCATCGAAGTTCTCCAGAAACCAACCACCGAACCCGCCCGGATGCGGTAATATTTAGTTTGAGGTTTGTGCAAGGTCACCGATGTGGTTTGAAGTTCGTAGTTATCGTAACTGAGAACTTAAAACCGTAAACTTCAAACTATAAACTGACTATGAAACTCCGTCGAAAACAAAAGTTTGCTGCCGAAGTCGCGACATCATCGTTGAACGACATCATGTTTTTCCTGTTGTTGTTCTTCCTGATTATCTCGACGGTGGCTAACCCCAATGTCATTAAACTGATGTTGCCCAAGGCATCGTCGTCGCAGCAACTGAGTAAGAAGCAAGTGACCTTATCGGTCGATGACAAGAAGCAGTATTTTATTGATAAGAAGCCGGTTGATCCGGCAAATCTGGAACTTGAATTGAAAACGATCATGGCCGGTATTGCTGAACCGACGGTTGTTGTTCGTTTCGACAAAACCTTAACCGTACAGGATTTGGTGGATGTTCTCCAGACAGGGGCCAAGCTGAATATTAAAATGGTAATGGCAACATCGAAGTAGGACCCGGATTTTTTTGATTAATCTGATTTTATTGGGCCGATGCAGGGTTGCATCGGCTTTTTTGTTGCGGTAATTTTTTAGAAGAAATTATCAATTGCAGGTATGACCCCGATGGGGTCAAATGTTTATAGTCAAGTTTTTTCTATAGACATCTGACCCCTTCGGGGTCATACCTGCAATTGATAGGATATCATTGAAAAACCCTCTTAACGATGCGATGACAAAGGCCATTGTTAAGAGGGTTTTCGTAGCAATAGGCTTATTTCTTAAAATCGGAAGTTCAGTTTGCCGAACCAATACGCTCCGTTGCTACCCATTTGAACGGGGTCCCAGGCACCACCCGACTCGGTCAGATCGGCACGGTGTAGGTCAGGGTACACGTTAAAGATGTTAGAGCCGCCAATCGACAAACCAACTTGTGGGGTGAACCGGTACGAAATCGATAAATCGGTTGTGGCTTTTGGACGGTAAACGTCGAGATTATTCGAATCGTAATTCCAGTTTGCCAGCTTCACTTCGCCAAAACGCACGACACGTAGCAGGAATGCCCACTTATTGATGCTATAATCAACCGTAAGGTTCATTTTGGACGGGGGAGCCGACGCCTTTACGAAATAGTACTCTCGCAGGTCAAAATACAGGTCTTTATAGGGTTTCAGTTTGGCGTTTGTATTCACACTAATCGTGTCTAACGAATTGAAATTCAGGCCTAAGGATGTATTCAGTCGGCCATTGCCTAACTGCGTATGATGCGCCAGTACGATGTCGATACCGCGTGTGCGGGTTGAAATGGCATTCGTGAAAAACTGTACACGACTCACATTCAATTGCTTTAATTCATCGGCAATAGCAGGTAAATCATCGCTGAATTGTCCTGTCAGAACAACCCGATCTTTGATACGAACGTAATACGCGTCAACGGTTAACGAGAAGCCGCTTCCTAGTTGGCTCGTAAATCCCAAACTTCCGTTAATAGAGGTTTCCTGTTTAAGAGGAGGTACACCCAAAGCTTGGGTAATAGCACTACCGTTCTGGGCAATCTGCACCTGCACCGCCTGACCACCTACGAAATTCGTAATAGTCGAGTTGAAATAGGTTTGCGCCAGCGAAGGAGCGCGGAAACCCGTACTTACCGTACCCCGCAGCATAAACGCCGGACTTATTTTCAGACGACTCGATAGTTTACCATTCAGGGTACTTCCAAAATCGCTATAGTTCTCATAGCGGGCAGCTGCCCCAATCATAAAGGCTTTAGTCAGGTCAGCCTCCGTGTCGATATAAACCCCCAAATTAGTACGACTTTTATTCAGCGAATTACTTGGCTGAAAGCCAGGAAACCCCTGTGAACCAGCTGCTTTTGTAATATCATACGCTTTATAGGAAGCTTCTTCACCTGCGAAAATCTTATAATTCTCATACCGGAACTCTGAGCCAAAGGCGATGTTCAGGCCTTGTAAGGTGTTTTTGTAGAATCGGGTGAAATGCAGACCCGTTACGTTTTGCTGCAACTGAAAACCGCCAGCATTGAACTCGCGGGGAGATGAAGCTCCCATTGATGTATTCAGCGTGTTCTTAACACCATAATCGAAACGGTTTGAACCAAAGATATTGCCCAAATCCACATTCCAGCCGCGCAGGTTTGTACGTACACCAGCGGCAAAGGTTCCATCAAGAATTTTGCTGGTGATAATCGGGTCAAACCCATCGGGATAAATAGAAGGAATGTTCCGTGGACTATCAGCCGTGCGTGTCCAGGCATAGGCATCGCCCTGGCGGCTATTGATACCACCAAAGGCGTAAAGCGTTGTGTTTGCTGTGACTGGAAGCTGAGCATTTACATAGAGTGACGAGTTCGTAATCTTTGAATCGCCATATTGCCGACGTTGTAACGTTGAGTCGATTCCAGGCGTATTAGCCCGGTTTGTATGCTGACGTTGGTTGAAATCGCCTGTCAGATTGAGGAACCCATTTTTGCCCAGACGGAATCCGTAGTTGGCGTTTACGTTGAGATTGCCACCATCAAATTTCTGATTGTCGAAGCGATACTTGGCCTGATAGGCGCCATAGTTGACGTTGGCTGTTAACTGATTGGTGCTGGTTTTCAGGACAATGTTAATAACCCCGGCAATAGCATCAGAACCATACTGAGCGGCTGCACCATCCCGAAGAATTTCAATGCGTTCGATAGCAGCCGCCGGAATTGTATTCAAGTCAGTTCCCGTATTGCCTCGACCTCTTGTACCAAACAAGGTAACTAACGATGATTGGTGCTGGCGCTTACCGTTAATCAGAACTAAGGTTTGGTCAGGACCAAGACCTCGAAGAGAAGCAGGGTCCACGTGGTCAGCGCCGTCGGAGCCAGTTTGCCGATTGGAGTTGAACGATGGCGCTACAAACTGAAGTAACTGATTAACATCCAATTGGCCCGTTTTTGAGGTTACCTGCCGCACATCAATGATATCAATTGGTGCAGGCGAATCGGTAACCGAACGATTCAGATTACGTGAGCCGACTACAACCACTTCACTAAGGCTGGTTTGGGCAGGCTTCAGGGCCACATTCAGGGGTGCATTGCCATTTGCCTCTACCTTGATGGGTTGCTCGGCAGTTTCAAAACCTAACGAACTGAATCGTAACGTGTACTGACCTGGTGTCAGTTTCAGGGAAAAATCACCTTCACCATTGGTTGTGGCGCCAAGTTGCTGGCCAACAACCAGTACGGTTACACCAGGTAAGGGAGTATTATTCGATGCGTCGGTGATGCGGCCACGCAGATTTTGTGCAAATGCTGTTGTCGATAACAGACAACAAATAACTGCTATTCGTGTAATCATTTATCAATAAACTATAGGGACAAAAATTAGAAAAATACAAAATTACGGCCTATTCTCAGATAATAGATTAAAAGCAATGCAAATTGTCGGTAAATAATATTTTTTTGTGGACAAATAAGTATTCAGCTAGTTGACTTACGCTCAGCTTGACAAGTCTTAAATGATCGATTTAGGGAGAATTCGGCGAAACGAATTCAGAGCAGGCATATCAACAGCACAGATAACCATTGGCCAACTTGGTAAGCAGATCATAAATCAATTTAGTCAGCTTCATAGTTGTATAGCCAAACTCAACCACTTATGATCGCTGACTACACCGAAGCCCCTGTTTGCCATGTTGATGACATGGTTGATGGCGAATTAAAAGAAGTTCGCGTGGGCGATACCGACGTATTGCTCGCCCGTGCCGATAGCCAATACTATGCGCTCTATCCGAAATGTACTCATTATCAAGGACCGCTGGCAAAAGGCCTACTCAATGGGCATCGACTTGTTTGTCCCTGGCATAATGCCTGCTTCGATATTAGAGATGGCCATCGGCTGGAAGCGCCAGCTTTAAATGGCTTACCGACACACGAGGTGCGTATTGAAAACGATCAGGTGTTCGTGCGATTGACTACAAATAAGGAAAGTCTGGAAAATCCAATGGCTGCACTAGACGATGCTGCTTCTGAAACATACGTCATCGTTGGGGGTGGGGGAGCTGGTGCTTTTGCTGCCGAAGGCATGCGTGAGGGTGGTTTTACGGGTAAAATCATCATGATGACCGAAAGCAGCGAAGCGCCTTATGATCGCCCAAATTGTTCTAAAGATTACCTGCAAGGCAAAGCCCCTGACGAGTGGATGCCGTTGCGCCCGGATGAGTTTTATAAAGACTACGGCATCGAAATCCGTACCAATCAGCAGGTAACATTACTTGACCCAACTAAAAAACAGATTGAGCTGGCTTCTGGTGAAACGATTTCGTATGATAAAGCACTAATTTGTTCAGGAGGTAAACCGAATGTACTGCCTGGTCTGAATACTAATCTCAAAGGAGTTTATTCGCTTCGGAGTTTGCACGATAGCCAAACCTTGCGGGATTTAGGAAAACAAGGTAAACGAGTGGTTATTGTTGGCAGTTCGTTTATTGGCTTAGAAGGGGCGATGAGCCTTCGTAAACTTGGGAGTGAGATAGATGTGGTCGGTACGGAAAAAACACCTTTTGAGAAAATTCTCGGCGAAAAAATTGGTCATGTTATTCAGGGATGGCACGAGAAAGAAGGAATCCGGTTTCACCTCGGTCGGAAAGTTGATCATATAGAGGGTGAGGGAACTGTGACTGCGGTAATTCTCGACAATGGAGAGCGAATTCCTGCCGATTTTGTATTACTTGGTTTAGGTGTTAAACCCCGTACCGATTTTTTGAAGGGCATTGCGCTTGAGAAAGATGGGGGTGTTAAAACAGATAACTACCTGACTATATCAGATGGGCTATATGCCGCTGGCGACATTGCCCATTATCCTGTAGCGGACGGTTTTCAACGAATTGAACATTGGAAAGTGGCTGGTCAGCAAGGACATACAGCTGGTTTAACGATGGCAGGTAAGGACGAGCCGTATACGGCCATTCCGTTTTTCTGGAGCAATCAGCAAGGCAAACGCATCAACTATGTTGGACACATCACCCAAATTGATGACATTATTTACGAGGGCGACCTAGAAAAAGACGATTCATTCTTAGCCCTCTACGTTCAGGATGGCCAGGTCAAAGCAGCAGCTGGTCTTAAACGAGATCAGGATATTATTGCAATCCGGGAGTTGATGCACGAAGGCCGCATGCCAGCGGTAGAAACGATTAGAAATGGGTTAAAATGGGTTGAGGAGTTGAAAAAAGCCTGATTCCACCGAAACGTGTTT
Proteins encoded in this region:
- a CDS encoding D-arabinono-1,4-lactone oxidase, whose product is MKKRTFLKLSSALMATPILAPLTSWAADDKLKNWAGNYQYSTDKLYKAKSIPQVQELVKKYPKLKVLGTRHCFNGIADSKDNLISLGEMDDVISLDTKVHTVTVDATMKYGQLAPYLDKKGFALHNLASLPHISIAGACATATHGSGVKNGNLSTAVAAMEIVTAKGEVRTLSRAKDGETFRAAVVHLGALGVVTKVTLDIQPTFMMRQDVYENLPLAQLQQHFEAIVSAGYSVSLFTDWQKKRINEVWIKSRIEKGKTFDAKPEFYGAKRATKNLHPIAELSAVNCTEQMGVPGPWYERLPHFRMGFTPSSGKELQSEYFVPRKNAVEAILAVEKLNAHISPHLMITELRTIDADNFWMSPCYKQPSLAIHFTWKQDWASVKKVLPMIEKELAPFKARPHWGKLFTLAPAQLQSRYEKLPEFKQLMKEYDPQGKFRNAFLDTNLFGS
- a CDS encoding MIP/aquaporin family protein, with product MQTSPFLGELIGTMVLILLGDGVVANVVLKQTKGESSGWIVITAGWAFAVTMGVFVSKAFGSTDAHLNPAVTVAFAVATNDYSHIVPYITAQLIGAFLGATLVWLQYLPHWAATPDPDAKLACFATGPAIRNTGANLLSESLATLVLILGLAGISSKNLGELAIGVGPYLVGILVWSIGLSLGGTTGYAMSPARDFSPRLAHALLPIPNKGSSDWGYAWIPVIGPLIGAVIGGVLIQWFAL
- a CDS encoding zinc-dependent alcohol dehydrogenase family protein; the protein is MKSIIFEKTGKPADILKSTDVPMPEPSPNEVRVKVIASPINPSDIMFVQNLYGIRPQLPSGAGFEGVGIVDALGEGVQMRTGMRVSFTSIGTWSEYAIAHHRSLIPVPDAMPDDVAAQLFVNPFTAYAMVQDAKVPEGGWLMLTAAGSAFGKMVIQLCKMRGIKTIGTVRRDDLNEELKALGLTEIVNTETENLSARVKQITEGAGVTCVLDSVGGHTASEALKCLGKGGTMLIYGVLSLQDPTINAGLLIFRELTVRGFWLTDWMRRVDSQTRQDVAQNVISLLASGAIQLPVEAAYSLDQIVEAVEHADRTGRWGKILVKP
- a CDS encoding MotA/TolQ/ExbB proton channel family protein encodes the protein MLLLQVPAVDTTAASLSATTAAQPQSLQLFDLVAKGGWVMIPIAFLFCAALYLIFERYFVIRAQTKADANFIDNIRDMIAQGNIKSAESFAKNQRTAMGRVFEKAIGRIGSPIREIESTVETVGQIELSRLERNMGYLGIIAGIAPMMGFIGTISGIIRIFYDISLSDNISVGIIAGGLYEKMITSGAGLIVGVIAYTGYHLLNMMIEKFTLSLEVNAFEFIEVLQKPTTEPARMR
- a CDS encoding ExbD/TolR family protein, whose translation is MKLRRKQKFAAEVATSSLNDIMFFLLLFFLIISTVANPNVIKLMLPKASSSQQLSKKQVTLSVDDKKQYFIDKKPVDPANLELELKTIMAGIAEPTVVVRFDKTLTVQDLVDVLQTGAKLNIKMVMATSK
- a CDS encoding TonB-dependent receptor; the encoded protein is MITRIAVICCLLSTTAFAQNLRGRITDASNNTPLPGVTVLVVGQQLGATTNGEGDFSLKLTPGQYTLRFSSLGFETAEQPIKVEANGNAPLNVALKPAQTSLSEVVVVGSRNLNRSVTDSPAPIDIIDVRQVTSKTGQLDVNQLLQFVAPSFNSNRQTGSDGADHVDPASLRGLGPDQTLVLINGKRQHQSSLVTLFGTRGRGNTGTDLNTIPAAAIERIEILRDGAAAQYGSDAIAGVINIVLKTSTNQLTANVNYGAYQAKYRFDNQKFDGGNLNVNANYGFRLGKNGFLNLTGDFNQRQHTNRANTPGIDSTLQRRQYGDSKITNSSLYVNAQLPVTANTTLYAFGGINSRQGDAYAWTRTADSPRNIPSIYPDGFDPIITSKILDGTFAAGVRTNLRGWNVDLGNIFGSNRFDYGVKNTLNTSMGASSPREFNAGGFQLQQNVTGLHFTRFYKNTLQGLNIAFGSEFRYENYKIFAGEEASYKAYDITKAAGSQGFPGFQPSNSLNKSRTNLGVYIDTEADLTKAFMIGAAARYENYSDFGSTLNGKLSSRLKISPAFMLRGTVSTGFRAPSLAQTYFNSTITNFVGGQAVQVQIAQNGSAITQALGVPPLKQETSINGSLGFTSQLGSGFSLTVDAYYVRIKDRVVLTGQFSDDLPAIADELKQLNVSRVQFFTNAISTRTRGIDIVLAHHTQLGNGRLNTSLGLNFNSLDTISVNTNAKLKPYKDLYFDLREYYFVKASAPPSKMNLTVDYSINKWAFLLRVVRFGEVKLANWNYDSNNLDVYRPKATTDLSISYRFTPQVGLSIGGSNIFNVYPDLHRADLTESGGAWDPVQMGSNGAYWFGKLNFRF
- a CDS encoding FAD-dependent oxidoreductase; this translates as MIADYTEAPVCHVDDMVDGELKEVRVGDTDVLLARADSQYYALYPKCTHYQGPLAKGLLNGHRLVCPWHNACFDIRDGHRLEAPALNGLPTHEVRIENDQVFVRLTTNKESLENPMAALDDAASETYVIVGGGGAGAFAAEGMREGGFTGKIIMMTESSEAPYDRPNCSKDYLQGKAPDEWMPLRPDEFYKDYGIEIRTNQQVTLLDPTKKQIELASGETISYDKALICSGGKPNVLPGLNTNLKGVYSLRSLHDSQTLRDLGKQGKRVVIVGSSFIGLEGAMSLRKLGSEIDVVGTEKTPFEKILGEKIGHVIQGWHEKEGIRFHLGRKVDHIEGEGTVTAVILDNGERIPADFVLLGLGVKPRTDFLKGIALEKDGGVKTDNYLTISDGLYAAGDIAHYPVADGFQRIEHWKVAGQQGHTAGLTMAGKDEPYTAIPFFWSNQQGKRINYVGHITQIDDIIYEGDLEKDDSFLALYVQDGQVKAAAGLKRDQDIIAIRELMHEGRMPAVETIRNGLKWVEELKKA